A genomic stretch from Algoriphagus halophilus includes:
- a CDS encoding LLM class flavin-dependent oxidoreductase, with amino-acid sequence MEIGIDSFAATEAGDVQIDGQKSVLSLEQLLARIEYADQMGLDVFGIGEHHRKEFLDSATAIILAAAASRTQRIKLTSAVSVISAADPVRVFQEFATLDLISKGRAEIVAGRGSFTEAFPLFGLRLNDYDKLFSEKLGLLLQIRDQETVTWQGQFRPALNNQSIYPRPLQKKLPIWLGVGGTPGSFVRAGQLGMPLMVAVIGGETHRFRPLIDLYREAGIKAGHAEENLKVGLHSLGYVAKTKEVALENYYPGYAETFTRIGKERGWPPVTWNHFYAQTGKTGALVIGSPEEVAEKILRHSEALGGISRFTFQMDNAGLTHGQLMEAIELIGNEVIPLVKRG; translated from the coding sequence ATGGAAATAGGAATAGATAGTTTTGCTGCCACAGAAGCAGGTGATGTACAAATAGACGGACAAAAGAGCGTATTGTCATTGGAACAACTTTTAGCAAGAATAGAATATGCAGACCAGATGGGTTTGGATGTGTTTGGGATAGGAGAGCATCACCGAAAAGAGTTTTTGGATTCAGCTACAGCAATAATTTTGGCTGCTGCAGCCTCAAGAACCCAACGTATCAAATTGACTTCCGCTGTTTCTGTGATCAGTGCAGCTGATCCTGTACGAGTATTTCAAGAGTTCGCAACCCTGGATTTGATATCCAAAGGGCGAGCAGAAATAGTGGCTGGCAGAGGGTCTTTTACCGAGGCTTTTCCCTTGTTTGGATTAAGACTGAATGATTATGATAAACTTTTTTCTGAAAAGTTAGGTCTGTTGCTTCAGATCAGGGATCAGGAGACTGTCACTTGGCAGGGACAGTTCAGACCTGCCTTAAACAATCAAAGCATTTACCCCAGGCCGCTTCAAAAGAAGCTTCCTATTTGGTTAGGGGTAGGTGGTACTCCAGGTTCTTTTGTCCGTGCAGGTCAATTGGGGATGCCATTGATGGTGGCGGTGATTGGGGGAGAAACCCATCGTTTTAGGCCATTGATCGATTTATATAGAGAGGCTGGCATCAAAGCAGGTCATGCCGAGGAGAATCTGAAAGTAGGCTTACATTCTTTGGGGTATGTAGCAAAAACTAAGGAAGTGGCACTAGAAAATTATTATCCTGGGTATGCCGAGACATTTACCAGAATTGGGAAAGAAAGAGGTTGGCCACCGGTCACCTGGAATCATTTTTATGCACAGACCGGAAAGACAGGGGCATTGGTGATAGGGAGTCCAGAGGAAGTGGCTGAAAAGATCCTCAGACACAGTGAAGCACTGGGAGGAATTTCAAGATTTACGTTCCAGATGGATAATGCAGGATTGACACATGGGCAGTTGATGGAAGCCATTGAGCTGATTGGAAATGAGGTCATTCCTTTGGTGAAAAGAGGGTAA